The Paenibacillus sp. MBLB1832 genome has a window encoding:
- a CDS encoding NAD(P)-dependent oxidoreductase, translating to MHFLLLGATGRVGRRILAQALEDGHEVTALVRHKDKVTLRADRLTLVQGDACSVADLALAMTGVDTVISCLSTDGGTVLTEATPLLIGAMKAFGVSRVVTVGTAGILQSREHPGLLRFEAPDSRRSSMRAAEEHREAWARLAASGLRWTVVCPTYLPDGEPQGQFRAEREFLPDGGTSITVGDTAAFTYRVAVEGTYAECRVGIAY from the coding sequence ATGCATTTCTTATTGCTTGGCGCGACAGGACGCGTAGGACGGCGCATTCTGGCGCAGGCGTTGGAGGACGGACACGAGGTCACGGCGCTCGTCCGCCACAAGGATAAGGTCACGCTGCGCGCAGATCGCCTCACCCTGGTGCAGGGCGATGCTTGTAGCGTAGCGGATCTAGCGCTGGCGATGACCGGTGTCGACACGGTCATCAGCTGTTTGAGCACCGACGGTGGTACGGTGCTCACCGAGGCAACGCCCCTGCTGATCGGGGCGATGAAGGCCTTTGGCGTGAGCCGCGTGGTGACCGTCGGCACCGCCGGCATTTTGCAGAGCCGGGAGCACCCCGGCTTGCTGCGCTTTGAGGCGCCGGATTCGCGGCGCTCGAGTATGCGCGCCGCCGAGGAGCACCGCGAGGCGTGGGCGCGGCTCGCCGCGTCCGGGCTACGTTGGACTGTTGTGTGTCCAACGTATTTGCCGGACGGCGAGCCGCAGGGTCAGTTCCGCGCGGAGCGCGAGTTCTTGCCAGATGGCGGCACGTCCATCACGGTCGGCGACACCGCGGCGTTCACGTACCGCGTCGCGGTGGAGGGCACGTACGCGGAATGCCGCGTGGGCATCGCGTACTAG
- a CDS encoding alpha/beta hydrolase encodes MTYVRRHWWKWLIGGGIIFVAVIVWFLRPYQASEAAFAAMKSDENVTVSEEGHFIRFEPKTPVQPSMIYYPGGLVKPESYATYAHALAQAGHRTYIVKMPVNLAVLGGDRAAAILAKRGQDETFVIGGHSLGGVMAARFAAAHAAEFSGVFFLASYPDPKGSLVSANLPVISLIGSNDGEVNKDTFAKAKNDLPPTTEYHTIQGGNHSQFGSYGFQKGDNASSISPQEQLDETVQLLLNWEKTLKAK; translated from the coding sequence TTGACCTATGTTCGTCGTCATTGGTGGAAATGGCTAATTGGTGGTGGGATCATTTTTGTCGCTGTGATCGTTTGGTTTTTACGGCCGTATCAGGCATCAGAAGCCGCATTTGCAGCGATGAAAAGCGATGAGAATGTCACAGTAAGCGAAGAAGGTCATTTCATTCGGTTTGAACCTAAAACCCCTGTGCAGCCCAGCATGATTTACTATCCTGGCGGATTAGTAAAGCCTGAAAGTTACGCAACATACGCACATGCGCTTGCTCAGGCCGGTCACCGGACCTATATTGTCAAAATGCCCGTGAACCTTGCCGTTCTCGGCGGTGACCGCGCTGCGGCCATTTTAGCCAAAAGAGGTCAAGATGAAACATTTGTTATTGGTGGTCATTCCCTTGGAGGCGTTATGGCCGCTCGCTTCGCCGCCGCTCATGCCGCGGAGTTCTCGGGCGTGTTCTTCCTCGCCTCCTATCCTGATCCCAAAGGCAGCTTGGTATCTGCAAATTTACCTGTGATCTCACTCATTGGTTCAAATGACGGTGAGGTTAACAAAGATACATTTGCTAAAGCGAAGAATGATCTGCCTCCTACTACCGAATATCATACGATTCAGGGCGGAAACCATTCACAGTTCGGCAGCTACGGTTTTCAAAAAGGCGATAACGCCTCCAGCATCTCGCCCCAAGAACAATTGGACGAAACGGTGCAACTGTTGCTGAACTGGGAAAAGACCCTGAAAGCAAAGTAA
- a CDS encoding SDR family NAD(P)-dependent oxidoreductase, which yields MKYIVITGASSGIGYETALAFAARGKNLVLAARRQENMEELRSRIEEQYPEVKVIVQAVDLSVAENAYAFYEKLKNYDIETWINNAGFGNFATVGEQKLDKIQQMLHLNIEALTILSSLYVRDYASKQGTQLINISSGGGYTVIATAVTYCASKFYVSAFTEGLALELKANGSPMVAKVLAPAATETEFVLRSRDIDQFEYKGAVPKFHTAKEMAGFLLELYDSDKVVGIVDGRTYEFHLKDPIFPHAAMMRS from the coding sequence ATGAAGTATATAGTGATCACTGGAGCAAGCTCTGGTATTGGATATGAAACAGCACTAGCATTCGCAGCCCGCGGAAAAAACTTGGTTCTGGCTGCGCGGCGGCAAGAAAACATGGAGGAGTTGCGTTCTCGGATCGAAGAACAGTACCCTGAAGTTAAGGTCATCGTACAGGCCGTCGACTTATCTGTCGCTGAGAACGCCTATGCTTTCTACGAAAAATTGAAGAATTATGATATCGAGACGTGGATTAATAACGCCGGCTTCGGCAACTTTGCAACTGTAGGCGAACAGAAATTGGATAAAATCCAGCAGATGCTGCATCTCAACATCGAGGCTCTAACCATTCTATCTTCCCTTTATGTCCGGGATTATGCTTCGAAGCAGGGCACGCAGTTGATCAATATTTCATCTGGCGGAGGATACACCGTAATAGCTACAGCCGTTACTTATTGTGCTTCCAAATTTTATGTCAGTGCTTTCACCGAGGGACTTGCTCTCGAGCTAAAGGCTAATGGATCACCAATGGTGGCGAAGGTACTTGCGCCGGCTGCGACGGAGACGGAGTTCGTTCTGCGCTCGCGGGATATAGATCAATTCGAATACAAGGGCGCCGTACCCAAATTTCATACAGCAAAAGAGATGGCTGGCTTCTTGCTCGAATTATACGACAGCGATAAGGTTGTAGGAATTGTCGACGGGAGGACGTATGAGTTTCATCTGAAGGATCCCATTTTTCCGCACGCGGCTATGATGAGATCGTAA
- a CDS encoding copper amine oxidase N-terminal domain-containing protein — MIRNFFIMVILIASIFNLFTPTGYALESNFLFEKSIMDHSKYTISAITKANGVYVIVGEQGIIRTSQDGKNWTDRNSGVKSLLSDVTYGDKGFVAVGNSGKIVHSVDGKEWRESTLDVGYYFCAVAWNGKLYAAVGQSGAYISDDGIEWVKVYPDSFDDPLIDISSNGSEFIGISMKGRVIFSKDGETWYENKVFNGRLNSVIWDSKEYVAVGSGIIMTSPDGTKWTMDAGLSPFDIRKIAFDGKKYVAFSSSKGIFISTDMQNWINSNDFIWNVKDVIVEDGYFIAVGDSGNIAFWNNRMIYDTKHLTLDYAASSTLAWNGNLYMAVRGEGNKGSIWISKNGEYWEKVFSYPLQLHGAIWDGNQFVVVGAKSILVSQDGTTWKEVVKGNKAWFYAVEWNGSKHVAVGYDGSIAISNDGVKWNDVDFTEGHALTDVIWNGKQFLAIGSDIITSPDGLKWTKHHINLEHLLNRVIWNGLIYVAVGNNGLIYTSTDGDTWTKRESNTSKFIDSIVWDGKRFIALGSNLALVSKDGIVWSEVDFPYNQHIYDIHWNGYRFVGAASNDVGMTSVPNDIIKVIVNGKPLVFDWAPTILNDKTFVPIRKIFEALGAEVKWNEATNTVTATKGDKVIHFQVDNQEAMINGEHIVLDNPPTLINGSTFVPVRFVSESLGAKVEWDNETNTAVITLIEK; from the coding sequence ATGATAAGGAATTTTTTTATCATGGTGATATTAATTGCAAGTATTTTTAACCTATTTACACCTACAGGATATGCATTGGAAAGCAACTTTCTATTTGAGAAGTCCATAATGGATCATTCCAAGTATACGATTAGTGCAATCACGAAGGCAAATGGAGTGTATGTAATTGTAGGTGAGCAAGGCATCATACGAACCTCTCAAGACGGTAAAAATTGGACCGACCGAAATTCAGGCGTAAAAAGTTTATTGTCAGACGTAACTTATGGTGATAAAGGTTTTGTTGCGGTAGGCAATAGCGGTAAAATTGTACATTCTGTAGATGGAAAAGAATGGAGGGAGTCCACGCTAGATGTAGGATATTATTTTTGTGCTGTAGCATGGAATGGTAAATTGTATGCAGCAGTGGGTCAGTCTGGAGCTTATATTTCCGATGATGGGATTGAATGGGTGAAAGTATACCCGGACTCTTTTGATGATCCGTTAATCGACATATCCAGCAATGGAAGTGAATTTATAGGGATAAGTATGAAGGGAAGAGTGATTTTCTCAAAAGATGGGGAAACATGGTATGAAAATAAAGTGTTTAATGGCAGGCTGAATTCGGTTATTTGGGATTCTAAAGAGTATGTGGCTGTGGGGTCGGGCATTATCATGACATCCCCGGATGGAACGAAGTGGACAATGGACGCCGGTCTTTCACCTTTTGATATACGAAAGATAGCGTTTGATGGGAAAAAGTATGTTGCTTTTAGCAGCAGCAAAGGAATCTTCATTTCGACAGATATGCAAAATTGGATAAATAGTAACGACTTTATCTGGAACGTTAAGGATGTGATCGTCGAAGATGGTTATTTTATCGCAGTAGGAGATTCAGGGAACATCGCGTTTTGGAATAATCGCATGATCTATGATACGAAACATTTAACTTTAGATTATGCAGCTTCCTCCACTTTGGCATGGAATGGCAATCTATATATGGCGGTAAGAGGGGAGGGGAATAAAGGATCCATTTGGATCTCAAAAAATGGAGAATATTGGGAGAAGGTATTTAGCTACCCTTTACAACTCCATGGTGCAATTTGGGACGGCAATCAGTTTGTAGTAGTTGGCGCAAAAAGCATACTGGTATCGCAAGACGGTACTACATGGAAAGAAGTTGTAAAAGGGAATAAGGCTTGGTTTTATGCAGTTGAATGGAATGGAAGCAAACATGTCGCAGTCGGATATGACGGTAGCATTGCAATATCAAATGATGGAGTGAAGTGGAACGATGTAGATTTCACGGAGGGCCACGCGTTGACGGATGTAATATGGAACGGAAAACAATTCTTGGCTATTGGATCGGACATCATCACATCTCCTGATGGATTGAAATGGACGAAGCACCATATAAATTTGGAACATTTGTTAAATAGGGTAATCTGGAATGGACTCATCTATGTAGCTGTAGGAAATAATGGCCTGATTTATACCTCTACAGACGGCGACACTTGGACAAAGAGAGAATCAAATACAAGCAAGTTCATAGATTCGATCGTTTGGGACGGCAAAAGGTTCATTGCTTTAGGATCTAATCTGGCATTAGTTTCGAAAGATGGGATCGTATGGAGTGAAGTTGACTTCCCTTATAATCAACATATTTATGATATTCACTGGAACGGATATAGGTTTGTTGGAGCTGCAAGTAATGATGTAGGAATGACGTCTGTTCCTAATGACATAATTAAGGTAATAGTTAATGGAAAACCATTAGTTTTTGATTGGGCCCCAACTATATTAAATGATAAAACTTTCGTTCCCATACGGAAGATATTCGAAGCTCTAGGGGCGGAAGTTAAATGGAATGAAGCAACCAACACAGTTACGGCTACAAAAGGAGATAAAGTAATTCATTTTCAGGTTGATAATCAAGAAGCAATGATAAACGGAGAACATATAGTTTTAGATAATCCACCTACATTAATAAATGGAAGTACTTTTGTCCCGGTAAGATTCGTTTCCGAAAGTCTTGGTGCTAAAGTCGAGTGGGATAACGAAACAAATACGGCAGTCATAACATTGATTGAAAAGTAA
- a CDS encoding barstar family protein has product MEERAELVELDLSKIQTSNDLQTILKETLGFPSFYGMNWDAFWDSITGLVELPKVIKITGWSILKRNLPCDSTILKECLEDLNLKHPSWSCNVHYID; this is encoded by the coding sequence ATGGAGGAAAGAGCAGAGTTAGTTGAACTTGATTTAAGTAAAATTCAGACCAGTAATGATCTGCAAACGATTTTAAAAGAGACACTTGGCTTCCCGTCATTTTACGGTATGAATTGGGATGCCTTTTGGGATTCGATAACTGGATTGGTTGAGTTACCTAAAGTTATAAAAATAACTGGCTGGTCCATTTTAAAGAGAAATTTACCCTGTGATTCAACAATCTTGAAAGAATGTCTAGAAGATTTAAATTTAAAACACCCGAGCTGGTCATGCAATGTTCATTACATAGATTAA
- a CDS encoding HIT family protein has translation MWSLLNCPYCNISNDNRHEVIMSNESCTYTLLKEQEIKGAGIIVPKEHRETVFDLTQDEWNETFQLLQEVKLYLDQNYKPDGYNVGWNCGHVGGQHVFHSHLHVIPRYADESMAGKGIRYLFKKNQKVD, from the coding sequence GTGTGGAGTTTGCTTAATTGTCCTTATTGCAATATTTCCAATGATAACAGGCATGAAGTCATCATGAGCAATGAAAGTTGCACTTATACTTTACTTAAAGAACAAGAGATTAAAGGGGCTGGTATTATTGTCCCGAAAGAACATAGGGAAACTGTTTTTGACTTAACTCAAGATGAATGGAATGAAACATTTCAGTTACTACAAGAAGTTAAGCTGTATTTGGATCAGAATTACAAACCAGATGGCTACAATGTTGGATGGAATTGTGGTCATGTGGGAGGACAACACGTTTTTCATTCACATTTACATGTAATTCCTCGATATGCTGACGAATCAATGGCGGGAAAAGGGATTCGGTACTTATTTAAAAAGAATCAGAAAGTTGATTAA